A section of the Candidatus Dependentiae bacterium genome encodes:
- a CDS encoding glycoside hydrolase family 19 protein — MNSDNTRNEQGNKLAPLITFEQLKAIAPNLPKNADVFIPYLNKYMPLFGIDTPQRIRHFIAQTAHESGGFRFVKELSTGKQYEGRADLGNIHPGDGPLYKGRGLIQCTGRNNYMACSMALFGDARLLKSPELLEIPEYAVAASCWFWSMKGLNKFADLPDTWRSKTKNYSPLQYITYLVNGGQNGIADREAYYKRALSTLSTG; from the coding sequence ATGAACAGCGATAATACCAGGAATGAGCAGGGTAATAAACTCGCTCCGCTCATAACCTTTGAGCAGCTAAAAGCCATAGCGCCAAACCTGCCAAAGAACGCAGACGTATTTATCCCTTACCTGAATAAGTACATGCCTTTATTCGGCATTGACACGCCGCAAAGAATAAGACATTTTATAGCCCAGACAGCGCATGAAAGTGGCGGCTTCAGGTTTGTAAAAGAGTTATCTACAGGTAAGCAATACGAAGGCCGTGCTGATCTTGGCAATATTCATCCGGGTGATGGCCCTTTATACAAGGGTAGAGGGCTGATACAATGTACCGGTCGCAACAATTATATGGCCTGCAGCATGGCGTTGTTTGGCGATGCGCGACTATTAAAGAGCCCTGAGTTGTTAGAGATTCCCGAATATGCCGTAGCTGCTTCATGCTGGTTCTGGTCTATGAAAGGGTTAAACAAATTCGCTGATTTGCCTGATACCTGGAGAAGCAAAACAAAGAATTACAGTCCGTTACAATACATCACATACCTGGTGAACGGTGGGCAAAATGGTATTGCAGACCGCGAAGCATATTATAAAAGAGCTTTATCTACTCTCTCGACAGGATAA
- a CDS encoding phage integrase SAM-like domain-containing protein, with product MKSATDAGFVLIAATAKEYRIIQKCALVWLSVIIYINCFRKLCPVVKLPTVKLSFQKQRTEDSFGYLYIIILLSGQRKYLKRSLGYKIEEKHWDKTRNCVKPSCIGFDFINTDINAQVNDIIKHFQVLKLNKQDITRQVIETALNGNGKSDFVDFFQQFIIYISQARKSKTDNNKRYSDNNVKKWQGILNRLKRYQDKECSGMPIHFAGIDVMWMERYEAWNAKELDKDTSLPVLMSRTRQILKKASEKGLFNMAQIAGYRSPVYKNPDRGYLTIAEIDTIWDEIPKFESRVHEVVACFFLIECLSGLRFSDWMRFTLEKLIDTNRIKVSAKKNGEPVYFPYHKSPRLKRVIEYIEEKNLICNYAEPTVNEALKEIAAICKIKKKITTHIGRHTFATLMLDLGYSEATIAEWMAVSEKTVKIYAKRIRTAANREYEEKGGL from the coding sequence ATGAAATCCGCTACTGATGCGGGTTTTGTGCTTATAGCAGCTACTGCAAAGGAATATAGGATAATTCAAAAGTGTGCTTTAGTGTGGTTAAGTGTGATAATTTACATAAATTGTTTCCGAAAATTATGCCCAGTGGTCAAACTCCCTACCGTTAAATTATCCTTTCAAAAGCAGCGAACCGAAGATAGCTTTGGTTATCTATATATCATAATCCTATTATCCGGACAGCGTAAATACCTCAAAAGATCACTCGGTTATAAAATAGAAGAGAAGCATTGGGATAAAACCAGAAACTGCGTTAAACCCTCCTGTATAGGTTTTGACTTTATCAATACAGATATCAATGCGCAGGTTAACGATATTATAAAACACTTCCAGGTACTAAAACTCAATAAACAGGATATCACCCGCCAGGTGATTGAGACTGCTTTGAACGGCAATGGTAAATCTGATTTTGTAGATTTCTTCCAGCAGTTCATTATTTACATATCGCAGGCCCGAAAGAGCAAAACAGATAACAACAAACGATACAGCGATAACAATGTAAAAAAATGGCAGGGGATATTAAATAGACTAAAACGCTACCAGGATAAAGAATGTTCCGGGATGCCTATTCACTTTGCCGGTATTGATGTTATGTGGATGGAGCGGTACGAAGCATGGAACGCTAAAGAACTGGACAAAGATACCTCCCTACCCGTACTCATGAGCCGGACAAGGCAGATCCTTAAGAAAGCTTCTGAGAAAGGCTTGTTTAACATGGCCCAAATAGCAGGGTACCGGTCACCGGTATATAAGAACCCTGATCGTGGCTACCTTACAATTGCAGAGATAGATACTATATGGGATGAAATCCCAAAGTTTGAAAGCCGAGTGCATGAAGTAGTTGCGTGCTTTTTCCTGATAGAATGTCTTTCCGGGCTACGGTTTAGTGACTGGATGCGCTTCACGCTGGAAAAGCTGATCGATACCAACCGGATAAAGGTAAGCGCCAAAAAGAACGGTGAGCCGGTATATTTCCCATACCATAAAAGCCCACGACTCAAGAGAGTCATCGAGTATATCGAAGAAAAAAACCTGATCTGTAACTACGCCGAACCTACCGTTAACGAGGCATTGAAAGAGATAGCCGCAATCTGTAAGATCAAAAAGAAGATAACCACCCACATAGGCAGGCATACATTCGCTACGCTTATGCTGGATCTGGGGTATAGTGAGGCCACAATAGCTGAATGGATGGCTGTATCTGAAAAGACGGTTAAGATATACGCAAAGCGTATCAGGACAGCGGCCAATAGGGAATATGAAGAAAAGGGAGGATTATAA
- a CDS encoding site-specific DNA-methyltransferase, with protein MVELNKIYNEDCLEGMKLIPDKSIDMILCDLPYGTTQCTWDSVIPFDKLWAQYERIIKDNGAIVLTGSQPFTTDLINSNRKLFRYEIIWEKTQKLGFYDANRRPLKGHENILIFYKKQPIYNPQKYNVTEKSRVRKQTGSRYVGYGDSNIGEYIYDGTRYPHSVIKISNWNGALFGDNSKATKHPTQKPVLLFEWLIKTYTNEGMVILDNCMGSGTTAIACINTGRNYIGFENDANYYHMAIDRVQKHLIEKTAGIS; from the coding sequence ATGGTTGAACTCAATAAAATATATAATGAAGACTGCTTAGAGGGTATGAAGCTAATACCTGATAAGAGTATTGATATGATATTGTGCGATCTTCCCTATGGCACAACACAATGTACATGGGATTCCGTGATACCATTCGATAAACTTTGGGCGCAATACGAGCGAATAATAAAGGATAATGGGGCTATTGTTTTAACAGGCTCACAGCCTTTTACAACTGACTTAATAAACAGTAATAGAAAACTTTTTAGGTATGAAATTATATGGGAGAAGACCCAAAAGCTTGGGTTCTATGACGCCAACAGGAGACCATTGAAAGGGCATGAAAATATTCTGATTTTTTATAAAAAACAACCTATTTATAACCCTCAAAAATACAATGTAACTGAAAAGTCGAGGGTGAGGAAGCAAACAGGATCCCGTTATGTAGGTTATGGGGATAGTAATATAGGAGAATATATTTATGACGGGACGAGATATCCTCACAGCGTTATTAAAATAAGTAATTGGAATGGAGCGTTATTTGGAGATAATAGCAAAGCAACAAAACATCCTACCCAAAAGCCTGTGCTTCTCTTTGAGTGGCTTATTAAAACATATACCAACGAAGGAATGGTAATACTTGATAATTGCATGGGTAGCGGTACAACAGCAATAGCTTGTATCAATACAGGACGTAATTATATAGGGTTTGAAAATGATGCTAACTATTATCATATGGCAATTGACAGAGTACAAAAGCATTTAATAGAAAAGACTGCAGGTATATCATAA